aaaaaaagtaaaatattaggatttttttttgcCAATACTCCTTTTACTTTTATGTTGAAATAAAAATCTATTACTATGAGGGtacaattttatccaattttgtAACATTAGATCCAACTTGGTGTAGCCACTTTGTACATAAGAGAAGCATTTGCCTgtcttattttttcaaaaatacagttttttaagtaattttttttaaaatttatcatgttaTTTAGACAATTGTTACATATTaacccttttaattttaataaattttaatttttatatattatataaagaaaaaaaattattttgccccCTTTAATTTTGATTCCTAGCTAACAAAAGGTTCATATCTATAAGGGTCCAAATGGTACATTTATTAACCCGAATCTTAACTTAAAACTATATATTTCCCTTGACTtgtaattaaatatgaaaagttaataatatcaattttttgaaaataaaattttaaattcaagtcttgacaaaataaaattaataattaagactcTTACTTATCTATTTATTTTACTAGACTTAAAAAGAAACTTGGTTTATATTTTAGAATGTCCAACATAAGAGATTGGCCTATCATTGTGGTGGGACGCGGATAgtataaagtttaaaattttaatacaaatgaatttttttgtttttctcattAAACAGGTTGGAGAAAAAGTGCTTACAGTGATTACTATGGCGACTACACTTCCAGAGTCTATTGTTATCAGATCATCTGCTTCACAGCGTTACCTAAGGTTCATTACGGAACCCGCGGGTCAACGTGGCTTTGTAACTTCTTGGGAAGAAAATGTTTTCGAACCATTCGCGAAGATTATGGTGGAGCGGGCAGAAGTAAATAGCAGATTTGTTCACCTACGATTCTGTCACACTAATAAATATTGGGCACGAGTCAGTCTTGCTCAAAATAATTCGTGGATTCGTGCTAATTCCAACCAACCAGAGGAAGACACGTCCAAATTATCGTGTACGATGTTTGAGCCAATTACGTTGGATACCAACGGTACACTCTCATTTCGGCATGTTCAAAGCGGAGGCCGTGTGCGAATGAATCCTGGAGGTAGCAGCCTCAATATTTTTGTGGAAGACGGCAATGTTCCTTCGGTTAATCATATTAGTTTCACTTTTATTGATTGGGATACGCTAGTTAGACTGCCTAGATATGTGGCATTCAAAGGCTTCAATGACATGTATCTTCAAGCAAGGGTGATCAATAGAAACAACTTCAATCAATTCTCGTCTGAGGATCCTAACACTGAGACCACTGGCTATGAGATCACGCTTAATCCCAATGGATTTATTCGCGTAAAGTCTAATTTTTATGATCGATTCTGGAGACGAAGTCCGAATTGGATATGGGCAGATTCAACGGATAATATTGGCAGAGACATCAACACTTTGTTTTGGcctgttaaaattaataataacacTATTTCTCTTCACAACTCAGGTACGAATTAACAGAATCTTACTATAAGAATACTATAATATGCGGAAACATGTTATATAGTAAAATATTTCGGTTTAGTTTAGTATaagcaataaaatttaaaatcatgatGTTGCTCAGTTTATAAGCAACGCTAATTATTTTAACTGCCTACTGCTTATGTATAAACAACAATATTAAATATTGATGTCATCATTGTTCTACGTAATGCAGGTAATAATAGATTCTGCAGTCTTCTAACAGCCGATGGAAACGCCAATTGTCTTAATGCTGCAGTGAACAATATTACAAGAGAAGCAAGATTAACAATTGAAGAGCTTGTTCTAGACAGAAGTATTTTTAATGTTCGATTTCGCATGGAAGACGCTCGAATATACGACGAGCAAGCTTCAATAGCAGGCATCGGTTCTCCTATTAATGAATCTGAAAAAGCAGCTACTTTGACTATTACAATTGGTTATGAAGATACATCGTCGTTTTCTTTTAGCAACGGTTTATCTATATCGGCTGGAGTCGAAACCACCATTAGAACCGGTTTCCCGCGTATTGCTGAAGGAGAGATTACAGTTTCTACCGAGGTAACTAAATCATTCGAGTGGGATAGAACAACAGAGGAAACAAGAAAAGCAGAAGCTGCGTATGAAGTTGTCGTGCCGCCTAAAAGCCGGGTTAGGGTTCATTTTATATCAACAAGAGGAACTTGCAGTGTCCCTTTCTCTTACACTCAGCGAGACAGAAGCTCTACTAATGGAAACTTTATAACTACCAACCATATTGATGGTATTTACACTGGTGTCAATTATTACAGCTTCCACTTCGAGAAACATGCAATCGAGCCTCTGTAACTCTCGACATCAACAGTTTATCTATATCGGCTGGAATTCTACTGATGCCGCCTTTTGCTTCTTTTTGTTCTATGTTATATTCAACTATGCTTTGCTATCTGTTCTGGGTTTGTTTgctcatttttaattatatgcaAATAAAATGGTTAATACATTATTTTACCCTTAAACTGTACTACTTTATAATTTCCTacgatttaaaaattaatttcgtGTTTCATTGGACATCTTAACTATTTTTATTGTCTATTTAACCCCCTCATTTAAAGACGTGAATAAAATTGCTGAAATGGCTTTGTTGATATAGCgttaatagaaaaaaatggTAAGAGGTCTAATGGAAtacaaaattagtttagagATCACAGAGAATATAATTgaagtttaggggtcaaaacatatattatttgaaaaaaaacatttaaggctaaattactttaaaaattatgaattttagcatgttttgaaaagtttgaaattgcaaaaatttaaaagaaggtatattaaaaatttttaaattagaaatttgttttaatttgtgaaacacactaaaaattataattttttaaacaattaagccTTCAAATGGTCCAACTTATCCGAGAAGAAATTGTAAGGATGATGCCTAATCTTTTTGCAGAGTATCGGCCATAGTTCCCCCCTCCCACACCAGACCGTGTCGTGTTAGATTAGTTTCTGAACACATTATGTTTTTTTCCAGACGACgttatatttgtattttgttatttatctaTATATGCAGTGTTAAGTTTCAATTGATTGTGATCCataaatgaatattaattattgtatTTAACAGGTTTGAAACGACAAAAAAATAACTAGAAAAAATggcaaaattaagccaaaacaatAAGCTTTgcgacaaattttattatttggcgACGGATAGTGGTGCCAATTAGGAGACAAAATTGGCACCTTCGGCGACGATAGTTCATCGCCAAATAATAAAATCTGTCGCAAATTAGTCTCAACTTGGTTCTCAGCTGGAAGACGTTTGCGACAGATTGGAGCAAAGTTAACGACGGACCATCAGTCGCTaacttttccaatttttttgggACGGATGTTGTCCGTCactattccgtcgcaaaatgtgTTTTGCGATGGAATAATAggcattagcgacggaataatcCGTCTCTAATGCCctattttctagtagtgttcatttaatatcatcaaagtataaaacatttatatattttataatatcgttaaaaatagACAATcttcttttatcattattgaaatataaacaaatatttacatgtataaGAAGTTATATCATGTAATTATAtgactaaatttaaatatttttcaatttttttcttatttctatTGTCgtcaacaatttataaaaatattattaaaatttaaaataaaattatttttgaaaaattatatatcatcgtacataaattaatttatatgcgtTTTAGCATTCATGCTAGACATGATatgattgaaaattaaaataattgtattttcgagGAGGTTAAatgagtaaaaattaaaagtttggatgtgcaatataaaaatacaatagtttagaggttaaatagaaaaaaatagtaTAGTTCAAATGTTAAATATAACAATTAATGCATTTATTTATCCTTCACGCGTttcaaagcgtttgaaaacacgcgcttTTACCACGCTGGACCAAAATGGTTAGATCGGTAAATATTGAAATTGAGGggttagataaaataaaaaaataattaagccgTCAAATAGAACACAAACTTAGTTCAGAAGTGGCAGGAAATAAATTGATATAGTTCAGGGTTAAAAGATTATTAAGCAAATAAAATAATGGTTATTGCGTATAATTGGTGGCATTGTCCACATTGACATAATATACAAACTTTCATTAAATGTTATAGTTTTATTTAGGtctaatcattttttaaatttaaacctttgcgttttttaaaatttttagtttttataattaCTTTCAATTTGAAAgctttttgttataattatgtccaaaacttttaaattttattttttaaaatcaaaccttttaatttttaaatctaaaccTTT
This region of Mercurialis annua linkage group LG1-X, ddMerAnnu1.2, whole genome shotgun sequence genomic DNA includes:
- the LOC126665679 gene encoding uncharacterized protein LOC126665679 isoform X2, producing the protein MATTLPESIVIRSSASQRYLRFITEPAGQRGFVTSWEENVFEPFAKIMVERAEVNSRFVHLRFCHTNKYWARVSLAQNNSWIRANSNQPEEDTSKLSCTMFEPITLDTNGTLSFRHVQSGGRVRMNPGGSSLNIFVEDGNVPSVNHISFTFIDWDTLVRLPRYVAFKGFNDMYLQARVINRNNFNQFSSEDPNTETTGYEITLNPNGFIRVKSNFYDRFWRRSPNWIWADSTDNIGRDINTLFWPVKINNNTISLHNSVNNITREARLTIEELVLDRSIFNVRFRMEDARIYDEQASIAGIGSPINESEKAATLTITIGYEDTSSFSFSNGLSISAGVETTIRTGFPRIAEGEITVSTEVTKSFEWDRTTEETRKAEAAYEVVVPPKSRVRVHFISTRGTCSVPFSYTQRDRSSTNGNFITTNHIDGIYTGVNYYSFHFEKHAIEPL
- the LOC126665679 gene encoding uncharacterized protein LOC126665679 isoform X1 — translated: MATTLPESIVIRSSASQRYLRFITEPAGQRGFVTSWEENVFEPFAKIMVERAEVNSRFVHLRFCHTNKYWARVSLAQNNSWIRANSNQPEEDTSKLSCTMFEPITLDTNGTLSFRHVQSGGRVRMNPGGSSLNIFVEDGNVPSVNHISFTFIDWDTLVRLPRYVAFKGFNDMYLQARVINRNNFNQFSSEDPNTETTGYEITLNPNGFIRVKSNFYDRFWRRSPNWIWADSTDNIGRDINTLFWPVKINNNTISLHNSGNNRFCSLLTADGNANCLNAAVNNITREARLTIEELVLDRSIFNVRFRMEDARIYDEQASIAGIGSPINESEKAATLTITIGYEDTSSFSFSNGLSISAGVETTIRTGFPRIAEGEITVSTEVTKSFEWDRTTEETRKAEAAYEVVVPPKSRVRVHFISTRGTCSVPFSYTQRDRSSTNGNFITTNHIDGIYTGVNYYSFHFEKHAIEPL